The Rhizoctonia solani chromosome 4, complete sequence genome contains a region encoding:
- a CDS encoding actin, translating into MDDDRTLYIAAHNGPALSSMVPLDTFRYGFAGSESGPYSWLNSSSRYRERKTNKPILLFGHSTNLDATSRAQSKQPYEGDLLLNFDALENAFDHAFIHLGIDTDTVEHPIFMTERLASPLHSRALTSELLFEAYSAPSVAYGIDSLMSLYHNTGTPNQALMDSLVVSFNTSSTSVIPVCGGRALLGHARRIPYGGSQASELLLKLAQVKYPSFPAKVTKEQCTTILHKLCEVAPDYNEKLRELADPEKMQEADRIVQFPYVAPNETEKTEEELARQAEKKREAGRRLQEMATQKRLEKLAQKEKDLEDLQALREWKFKEKKSDFMYRLRMEGLDGEEMLESTIKKLDNDIKKARKKDAGELEEEPQQEEPVFPLLDVPDADLDEDEIKEKRRQKLLKAGYEARLKARKEKEAARREKEEEERRELEERTSDPVGWASKLKEDHELLVDKLKLREKRKAALADRKSTANMNRMKSIANLASDEPATKKRKKGGNSDMFGANDEDWAIYRKINIAVESSDEEDDLQQLAVIESKLLQHDPDFTPAHTYASLKHQKSALLSAYRPSYDQAELDPNPGTTTRSRDIEGAHRLHLNVERWRVPEVWFQPGTAGIDAAGLGEVMASLLPHTRCGRIFITGAPALTRGMRERVETCIRPLLDPDMPVTALQAKDPELDAWRGMSQFASTEEFKTAVITKAEYEEWGGERIRRWWGGNWNNAF; encoded by the exons ATGGACGACGACCGCACCCTGTACATCGCTGCCCACAATGGCCCCGCATTGTCTTCCATGGTACCCCTTGATACG TTTCGCTATGGCTTTGCGGGCTCTGAGAGCGGTCCATACTCCTGGCTCAACTCATCTTCTCGATACAGAGAAAGGAAGACCAATAAACCCATTCTGTTGTTTGGACACTCTACCAATTTGGATGCGACTTCCCGGGCTCAGTCCAAGCAGCCTTATGAGGGcgacttgttgttgaacTTTGATGCGTTA GAAAACGCGTTTGATCATGCATTTATTCATTTGGGAATTGATACCGACACTGTTGAGCATCCGATATTCATGACGGAAAGACTGGCCAGTCCGTTACATAGCAGGGCTT TAACTTCTGAACTGCTATTCGAGGCATACAGTGCACCTTCTGTAGCATACGGCATCGATTCCCTCATGTCTCTATATCACAACACTGGCACACCCAACCAGGCTCTCATGGACTCTCTCGTCGTGTCATTCAATACTTCTTCCACCAGCGTGATCCCGGTTTGCGGTGGTCGTGCGTTACTCGGACATGCTCGACG CATACCATACGGCGGTTCTCAAGCATCTGAACTCTTGTTAAAACTTGCCCAAGTCAAGTACCCTAGCTTTCCCGCCAAGGTCACCAAGGAACAGTGCACG ACAATCCTACATAAACTATGTGAAGTTGCACCAGACTACAACGAAAAGTTGCGCGAGCTTGCAGATCCGGAGAAAATGCAAGAAGCCGACCGAATCGTTCAGTTTCCATACGTTGCTCCT AACGAAACCGAAAAAacagaagaggaacttgcAAGGCAAGCCGAAAAGAAACGTGAGGCTGGTCGAAGGTTACAAGAAATGGCGACCCAAAAGCGACTTGAAAAGCTTGCTCAAAAGGAGAAGGACCTGGAAGACTTGCAGGCCTTGAGGGAGTGGAAATTCAAGGAGAAGAAGTCGGACTTTATG TACCGACTTAGGATGGAAGGATTGGATGGTGAAGAAATGCTCGAGAGCACAATCAAGAAATTGGATAATGACATTAAGAAAGCACGCAAAAAGGATGCGGGAGAGTTAGAAGAAGAACCA CAGCAAGAAGAGCCTGTCTTTCCCTTGCTCGATGTCCCCGACGCAGAT CTCGACGAAGACGAAATCAAGGAGAAACGGCGCCAAAAACTCCTTAAAGCAGGGTACGAAGCCCGCCTCAAGGCACGTAAAGAGAAAGAAGCAGCCCGCcgagaaaaagaagaagaggagcgcCGCGAACTCGAGGAACGCACAAGCGATCCGGTTGGGTGGGCGTCCAAGCTCAAAGAGGACCACGAG CTGCTCGTTGACAAGCTCAAGCTACGGGAGAAGCGCAAGGCCGCCTTGGCTGATCGAAAGAGCACAGCAAATATGAATAGGATGAAGAGTATTGCTAATTTGGCGAGTGACGAACCTGCGACCAAGAAGCGAAAAAAGGGAGGGAACA GCGATATGTTCGGAGCTAATGACGAGGACTGGGCGATTTATCGTAAAATC AACATTGCGGTCGAATCCTcggatgaagaggatgacTTGCAGCAACTTGCTGTTATTGAATCCAAGCTGTTGCAACATGATCCGGACTTTACGCCTGCCCACACCTACGCCTCACTCAAACACCAAAAATCAGCTCTCCTCAGTGCGTATAGACCGTCGTACGATCAGGCCGAGTTGGATCCAAACCCGGGCACAACCACTCGCTCGCGGGACATCGAGGGCGCGCACCGACTGCATTTGAACGTCGAGAGGTGGCGTGTACCCGAGGTGTGGTTCCAACCTGGGACAGCGGGAATCGACGCCGCGGGGTTGGGCGAAGTCATGGCGAGCCTGTTACCGCACACACGCTGTGGGCGAATTTTCATCACCGGTGCACCCGCATTGACGCGTGGAATGCGCGAGCGTGTCGAGACATGTATTCGACCACTGCTAGACCCCGATATGCCTGTGACAGCGCTCCAGGCCAAGGATCCCGAATTGGATGCGTGGCGAGGTATGAGCCAATTCGCGAGCACGGAAGAATTCAAGACGGCCGTTATCACCAAGGCTGAGTATGAAGAGTGGGGCGGGGAGAGGATCCGACGGTGGTGGGGCGGGAATTGGAACAATGCATTCTAG
- a CDS encoding histone-lysine N-methyltransferase, with product MLSIITPPVHPVLGTSKTVDDLLRPLTHPDPDSSATSPAPSLDIPTTTTTAAKKRKREPSEQLTKPKPKPKTVRKKRANNAPKENRVQRLREESAPLSDATVRNRSRTRERCVGSERMGALECTLPVEKWWRDPPLASEHSEPSQVATGKHIQSIDIIRPKWKGYRPWFNNPQDPDDPAWKVGPNHIPSAELEYPGNNSTEVYALVDAFDHDDYQPLKDLFLTIDTIAGTYMDDADRARIGYTIPTSVVSSDPSSHASSSGHPHSPGRKSRELSPENESSDQDMPLYRRLIRARNAKDGPQFLQALATLNGHIRALRPKMQQHIRAKWTGIPPPVWKRVCEEGYQRGVGPRMRELIRYKQWTSGVYGELMQPFISEVVHRCGLGPGKVFVDLGSGVAQTLMQASLQSGCTSYGVELSPPAASIAKDHEREFNHRLEMWDLCCSEYNHIEGDMLESQEVVEWIRKADVILVNNFVFEELLNERLTCLFLDARDGTQIVSLKCFLDRGFKITERTISSPQAILKVEERDWTAGAVSWSNTTGTYYVHTVDRSNLQAEEERLNAVRSRPSRRRQA from the exons ATGCTATCGATAATTACGCCTCCCGTGCATCCTGTTCTTGGGACCAGCAAGACCGTCGATGATCTACTACGGCCGCTGACACATCCGGACCCCGACTCGTCTGCAACATCCCCCGCTCCCTCACTCGACATCCCCACTACCACTACCACTGCCGCCAAAAAACGCAAGCGAGAGCCCAGTGAGCAGCTGACAAAGCCGAAGCCGAAGCCAAAGACAGTGCGAAAGAAACGAGCAAATAATGCGCCAAAGGAAAACCGCGTACAGCGTCTACGGGAAGAGTCTGCCCCACTCTCAGACGCCACCGTTCGCAATAGATCTCGGACACGAGAGCGATGTGTTGGCTCCGAACGTATGGGAGCACTTGAATGCACGCTCCCTGTTGAAAAGTGGTGGCGAGACCCTCCACTCGCCTCGGAACACTCGGAGCCATCCCAGGTAGCTACCGGCAAGCACATCCAGTCCATTGATATTATACgcccaaaatggaaaggctaccGTCCAT GGTTCAATAATCCCCAAGATCCCGACGATCCCGCCTGGAAAGTCGGCCCAAACCATATCCCGTCTGCAGAGCTCGAATACCCAGGGAACAATTCAACCGAAGTCTATGCGCTCGTTGACGCATTTGACCATGACGACTACCAGCCTTTAAAGGATCTCTTCCTAACAATAGATACCATAGCCGGAACCTATATGGATGACGCAGATCGTGCCCGAATAGGCTATACCATTCCCACCTCGGTCGTTTCCTCCGATCCTTCCTCGCACGCCTCTTCCTCTGGTCACCCGCACTCCCCCGGTCGAAAGTCGAGGGAACTTTCCCCAGAGAACGAATCTTCTGACCAAGACATGCCCCTTTACAGGCGTCTAATCCGAGCACGCAACGCCAAAGATGGTCCCCAGTTTTTGCAGGCCCTCGCCACTCTCAACGGACACATACGGGCACTTCGGCCCAAGATGCAGCAGCATATTCGGGCCAAATGGACTGGTATTCCTCCTCCGGTGTGGAAGCGTGTGTGCGAAGAGGGCTATCAGCGCGGCGTTGGTCCACGCATGCGCGAGCTCATCAGATACAAGCAGTGGACGAGTGGAGTCTATGGCGAACTTATGCAACC CTTCATTTCGGAAGTCGTCCACCGCTGTGGGCTTGGCCCGGGCAAGGTCTTTGTCGATTTGGGCTCTGGTGTCGCACAAACCCTAATGCAGGCATCGCTCCAATCCGGGTGCACATCATATGGTGTCGAGCTTAGTCCCCCTGCCGCGTCCATCGCCAAGGACCACGAACGCGAATTCAATCACCGTCTCGAAATGTGGGACCTCTGTTGCTCCGAATATAACCATATTGAGGGTGATATGCTCGAGTCTCAGGAGGTTGTAGAGTGGATCAGAAAGGCCGATGTCATACTCGTCAACAATTTCGTGTTTGAAGAGTTGT TAAATGAGCGCCTGACCTGCTTGTTCCTTGATGCACGTGATGGCACCCAAATCgtctccctcaagtgtttcctTGACCGCGGGTTCAAAATCACCGAACGCACGATATCGTCCCCCCAGGCGATCCTAAAGGTGGAGGAACGTGATTGGACGGCCGGGGCCGTATCGTGGTCGAATACAACCG GAACATACTATGTCCACACGGTCGACCGATCTAATCTCCAGGCCGAAGAGGAACGGTTGAACGCGGTACGATCCAGGCCGTCTAGGAGACGGCAGGCGTAA
- a CDS encoding BAR adaptor protein produces the protein MKGISKAFARTPHLMTSRIGMSKKSSDPVFDDLNRKFTSIEQSTDKLLKDAKVFSDSVIALLTSGANFATHFSNLFHPIAGEYDLIGRHPEAEDTVRNVTAYQADMEELRQTLSPELELIESRIVGPVKELQTIMKGIRKGITKRITRHNNSLTKLREKKEKTLNDEKNLFKLEQDFEMAVNEYEMINNAMKADLPRFMIMATQFIDPLFHSFFYMQLNIFYLMLEKLQQFASGKYETNGTVADIENSYHSRTTDAIERIEALTITKRMVSTAKMVQTNRLASGGSGTLSAGGSVRRAPSTASTMSSLAGKKAPPPPPGAASSSAAPPPYTPPAPNSNVAVIGKKAPPPPPPLKPKPSSAPPVQYVVALYDFVAQADGDLSFRVGDRIEVVERTASSEDWWTGRLNGQQGVFPGNYVQDS, from the exons ATGAAGGGCATCTCCAAGGCGTTTGCGCG GACACCGCATCTGATGACTTCGAGGATCGGCATGTCCAAGA AGTCGTCCGATCCGGTGTTTGATGACTTGAATCGCAAGTTTACGAGTATCGAACAGTCGACGGATAAGCTGTTGAAGGATGCCAAGGTGTTTAGTGATTCAGTTATTG CCCTATTGACATCCGGCGCCAACTTTGCGACTCATTTCTCCAATCTGTTCCATCCAATTGCTGGAGAGTATGACCTTATTGGCCGACATCCCGAGGCCGAGGATACCGTGCGAAATGTGACCGCCTACCAGGCTGACATGGAGGAACTCAGGCAAACTCTATCCCCCGAGCTCGAATTGATCGAGTCGAGGATTGTAGGGCCTGTAAAGGAGTTGCAGACTATCATGAAGGGTATTCGAAAGGGTATCACCAAACGGATCACAAG ACACAACAACTCTTTGACCAAGCTTAGGGAGAAAAAGGAGAAAACTTTGAATGACGAGAAGAATTTATTCAAG TTGGAACAAGACTTTGAGATGGCTGTAAACGAGTATGAAATGATCAACAATGCCATGAAAGCCGACCTGCCTCGGTTTATGATCATGGCCACCCAATTTATAGATCCTCTGTTCCATTCATTCTTCTATATGCA GCTGAATATATTTTATCTCATGCTTGAAAAGCTCCAACAATTCGCATCGGGGAAATACGAGACCAATGGGACCGTAGCCGATATTGAAAATTCGTATCACTCCCGAACAACAGATGCTATTGAGCGAATCGAGGCGCTCACAATCACCAAGCGCATGGTGTCGACAG CCAAGATGGTGCAAACGAATAGGCTTGCCTCGGGTGGTTCGGGCACCTTGTCTGCAGGTGGATCTGTGCGTCGGGCGCCTTCGACGGCTTCCACAATGAGCTCTTTGGCCGGCAAAAAAGCaccgcctccaccacctgGAGCTGCCTCTTCCTCTGCTGCCCCACCTCCTTATACACCACCAGCACCCAACTCTAACGTGGCTGTAATTGGAAAGAAGGcgcctccaccacctccgcCTCTCAAACCCAAGCCGAGCTCTGCCCCGCCTGTGCAATACGTTGTTGCATTATATGACTTTGTCGCGCAG GCTGATGGGGACTTGAGCTTCAGAGTGGGTGATAGAATTGAAGTTGTTGAACGGACGGCCAGTTCCGAAGACTGGTGGACCGGACGTTTGAACGGACAGCAGGGCGTATTTCCAG GCAATTATGTTCAGGACTCGTAA
- a CDS encoding actin-associated protein, giving the protein MSVPVTSQVPTAPVTSAIASTSIVPTTTSRSSTRRHRTTTITSASSVFPTVVPYDPAEERQADSHRTKILIGIFTGFGVILLGLVAFQLFRCYKRRYKNKDTPLPPPRETGRPPSMMMRHGSGSNLISPSLRSNTPSTDIKVDEVGRRSSDPSRAPGREDSPDNSLTGSALVPNDDELGRRRSPLGSRSQSPSNLSVPRPPSQAQVRLDSQARIARPNSVMLNQRTSHLGAPNPGNRNSTYDPSRRSSYYASGNRAPGPELFNYALSGRHDMGLDFAQGSSWGSRGNLASGSEQDHNQTLAPPRVARPDSWVGNSHSSTPSLTDSPVKSDAPLPPPKESSLSRGRDRASRTEVSHS; this is encoded by the exons ATGTCGGTTCCCGTAACTTCACAAGTCCCGACGGCTCCCGTTACGAGCGCCATAGCTTCAACAAGTATCGTGCCTACAACCACTTCACGCTCATCCACTCGCCGACATAGAACAACGACAATCACATCGGCCTCGTCTGTATTCCCGACGGTTGTGCCCTATGACCCTGCCGAGGAACGGCAAGCCGACTCGCATAGAACAAAGATCCTCATTGGTATATTTACAGGCTTTGGAGttatcctccttggcctcgttGCATTTCAGCTCTTTAGATGCTACAAGCGCAGGTACAAGAACAAAGACACGCCCTTGCCTCCTCCGCGGGAGACAGG TCGACCCCCTAGTATGATGATGCGCCATGGCTCTGGATCAAATCTCATTTCACCAAGTTTGCGCAGCAACACGCCATCGACCGATATCAAAGTCGACGAGGTTGGACGGCGCAGCAGCGATCCTTCTCGTGCCCCTGGGCGAGAGGACTCACCTGACAACAGTTTGACAGGATCGGCCCTTGTTCCCAACGACGATGAACTTGGGAGGCGCCGGTCCCCTCTCGGCTCTCGTTCGCAATCTCCGTCGAATTTGTCAGTTCCACGCCCTCCTTCGCAAGCACAAGTCCGCCTCGACTCTCAGGCCAGGATAGCTCGTCCCAACTCGGTTATGCTCAACCAGCGTACCTCGCACCTCGGCGCGCCGAACCCGGGAAATCGCAATTCGACCTATGACCCCAGTAGACGTTCATCCTACTATGCGTCCGGGAACCGTG CCCCTGGCCCCGAATTGTTTAATTATGCGTTAAGCGGGCGTCACGACATGGGTTTGGACTTTGCTCAAGGTTCGTCTTGGGGGAGTCGTGGAAATCTGGCATCGGGGAGCGAACAAGATCATAACCAAACGTTGGCACCTCCCCGAGTTGCTCGGCCGGATTCATGGGTTGGCAACT CGCATTCATCCACGCCGAGTTTGACCGATAGCCCTGTCAAATCTGATGCACCCTTGCCTCCGCCCAAGGAGAGCAGTCTTTCACGTGGCCGCGATCGCGCCTCTCGAACCGAAGTCTCGCATTCTTAA
- a CDS encoding Zf-CCCH domain protein, giving the protein MPVFNSDDAAALRPWLVKNLEPICDAEPEVLSNYVLALLKHEAPEPELKETFRKQLHDFLDNETPKFVDELFAVIKNKSYKASKPIPTGPKSTTFPPPTAPAASSSSLKDGGIPIPIDALLSSKPDTRGTKRRLSSEGGPGDQEERSPPKGPRLRDSGVSRYEPYSRSENGRGYHDRDRDRDRGRDRDRDRSINGVGRSEGRDTKRQPCRDYHERGFCARGSQCIFSHGEEAVTPMSFPSMIGMMGSNFMMPWMMNQLGAGAYDPNQSLMDMSIPRPPNGNMDVVMADGTSSKADNTSEAKVMNPATNDVSQTNGANIGRNPSMRGGHGAYGRNMRGRVTPAGSWHGDTDGLDSQDSGSGSSSEPRRDRTLVVEKIPQERLSLEELNNWFKRFGTVTNVAIDAPSAKALVSFSTHDEARDAWRSEDAVFGNRFVKLYWHRPMGNHGQAGAKLLAASAPIINNLSTAPKAEPTPPKPSPLQPAVIDPLQQKFERLMAEQKVLMVKLTSAKPDEKQSIKTRLRELITELQEVSAAMKNGSATASAPPSKPASSQTSATTHTNGVGESKKQQLDNDLDMMAAEPQESKDTGSDGVNPELQAKLKKLREEAASLGLSTEAAPTFNTFLQTLQSERTMKLDNRPRTLVVNGLPDKPDAKESAVAWFTSFPECESVEVNESTGELEVKYKTRFAADQARFGFRSTIPALGTLHFAWPTISASTNGSSTSVPIKKSPTIEPVPLHQDVDVKANSTMDEDGWGASGGWDEDDEDGGRRDRM; this is encoded by the exons ATGCCTGTGTTCAACTCGGATGATGCTGCCGCTCTACGTCCTTGGCTGGTAAAGAATCTCGAACCGAT CTGCGATGCGGAACCCGAGGTGCTGTCGAACTATGTTCTTGCACTGCTCAAACATGAAGCACCCGAACCTGAGTTGAAGGAAACGTTCCGAAAACAATTGCACGACTTTTTGGATAATG AAACACCCAAGTTCGTAGATGAACTCTTTGCTGTCATCAAGAACAAGTCGTATAAAGCATCAAAACCAATACCAACCGGTCCCAAGTCAACTACTTTTCCTCCCCCTACTGCCCCTGCTGCCTCGAGCTCGTCATTGAAGGATGGTGGCATTCCTATACCCATAGATGCGTTACTAAGCTCCAAGCCTGATACTCGAGGCACCAAGCGCCGGCTAAGCAGCGAAGGTGGGCCTGGAGACCAGGAGGAGCGATCCCCGCCCAAGGGCCCCCGATTACGCGACTCGGGGGTGTCTAGATATGAGCCATATTCGAGGTCTGAAAACGGTCGCGGATATCACGACAGAGATAGAGACAGGGACAGGGGGCGAGACAGGGATAGGGATCGCAGCATAAATGGTGTCGGTAGGTCGGAGGGACGGGATACCAAACGCCAGCCTTGTCGTGACTACCACG AGCGTGGCTTCTGCGCGCGAGGCAGCCAGTGCATATTTAGCCATGGGGAGGAGGCTGTCACCCCCATGAGTTTCCCCTCCATGATTGGTATGATGGGTTCGAACTTCATGATGCCTTGGATGATGAATCAGCTGGGCGCTGGTGCGTATGACCCCAATCAATCCCTCATGGACATGTCCATACCACGACCACCCAACGGCAACATGGACGTCGTCATGGCCGATGGAACATCCTCAAAGGCCGATAACACTTCAGAAGCCAAGGTTATGAACCCGGCGACCAACGATGTCTCCCAGACCAATGGCGCCAACATTGGACGTAACCCAAGTATGCGTGGAGGGCATGGGGCGTATGGTCGCAATATGCGCGGGCGCGTCACCCCAGCGGGTTCGTGGCACGGCGATACGGACGGTTTAGACAGCCAAGATTCGGGGTCCGGCTCCAGTTCCGAGCCACGCCGTGATAGGACTTTAGTGGTGGAGAAGATCCCTCAAGAGCGCTTAAGCCTCGAGGAGCTTAACAATTGGTTCAAGCGATTTGGGACTGTCACCAACGTGGCTATCGACGCCCCCTCAGCTAAAGCCCTAGTTTCGTTTTCTACTCACGACGAGGCGCGGGATGCTTGGAGAAGCGAGGATGCTGTATTTGGGAACCGGTTTGTTAAGCTCTATTGGCATCGACCAATGGGCAACCATGGGCAAGCTGGTGCAAAACTATTGGCCGCGTCGGCACCAATCATTAACAACCTTTCAACCGCGCCCAAGGCTGAGCCTACGCCACCCAAGCCATCCCCCCTTCAGCCAGCGGTCATCGATCCTTTACAACAAAAATTCGAGCGACTGATGGCGGAGCAGAAGGTCCTGATGGTCAAACTTACGTCCGCAAAGCCTGACGAGAAGCAATCCATCAAAACCAGACTTCGAGAACTGATAACCGAGCTTCAAGAGGTGTCGGCCGCAATGAAGAATGGGAGTGCTACAGCCAGTGCGCCCCCATCTAAACCCGCATCGAGTCAGACCTCTGCAACTACGCATACGAACGGGGTAGGAGAATCTAAGAAGCAGCAGCTCGACAACGACCTTGATATGATGGCCGCTGAGCCTCAGGAGTCCAAGGATACAGGGTCAGACGGCGTAAATCCAGAGTTACAGGCGAAATTGAAGAAACTAAGGGAGGAG GCCGCTTCCTTGGGGCTGAGTACTGAGGCCGCGCCTACATTCAACACCTTCCTACAGACCCTACAATCCGAGAGGAC CATGAAGTTGGACAACCGGCCACGGACACTCGTTGTCAATGGATTGCCCGACAAACCCGATGCAAAAGAGAGCGCCGTAGCGTGGTTTACG AGTTTCCCTGAATGCGAATCTGTGGAGGTGAACGAATCTACTGGAGAACTTGAGGTCAAATACAAGACGAGATTTGCAGCTGATCAGGCAC GCTTTGGCTTCAGGAGTACCATTCCTGCTCTGGGAACCTTACATTTCGCCTGGCCAACAATATCCGCCTCCACAAATGGCTCAAGCACATCTGTGCCTATTAAAAAGTCTCCGACCATTGAGCCTGTTCCTTTGCACCAGGACGTTGACGTCAAGGCCAACTCAACTATGGATGAAGATGGCTGGGGTGCTTCTGGAGGCTGGGATGAGGACGACGAAGACGGAGGACGTCGGGATCGCATGTGA
- a CDS encoding 20S proteasome subunit — MSAAGGGGAYSFSLTTFSPSGKLVQIEHALAVVAQGTTSLGIKATNGIVIATEKKSSSILVDESAIDKVCVICPNIGIVYSGMGPDYRVLTAKARKSAQAYWKMYGEYPPTRVLVQSIATVMQEATQSGGVRPFGVSLLVAGWDSHRGPTLYQVDPSGSFWAWKASAIGKNMTNAKTFLEKRYNDDISLEDAIHTALLTLKEGFEGQMTEKTIEIGVVTIPTAEELAEVPVGGERVKPVFRKLTEEQVAHRTPTIRSRSIRSGTSEPPKPKVPVSLARRLLFPNLPPTTPLPPILTLGLSEDDPTLVELNKELYDFLALALRAFVQVWWGQITPRDRDLIPQITRVIIHVIQDIEQRASSVDLSNLVLHQIPTLVDLHVNDYRVAAMRMGTAFTNTSPSPTIAGLFHMLQPHVAIQTNQEVGTPIISEVYLRQLVENILKLSLPPEDWESETERCIVREILACVVLGNVFKKLAQPWFLHQIILGLLKPPSIQPERPPRITILKALKVLLTVPCTFGPGFGDIRLIGHANNIQSGPNRHLYIPIYYDIDPCRESQSRTAKATQRKDTSESIMSLSSSLEGKIETPTEIIPEDMANEDILLPSLKLVGDLIQVEDRLPINTVLLLLRLSSRLCQPWLEKLIPFMLYRIISPISLIGAIQAGKRALFPNDGWPGPAPAEPTIEEQLLCASNWRVA; from the exons ATGTCAGCCgcaggtggtggtggtgcatACAG CTTCTCTCTTACTACATTTAGCCCAAGTG GAAAACTTGTACAGATCGAACATGCATTAGCAGTGGTGGCTCAGGGTACAACTAGCTTGGGTATTAAAG CTACCAACGGCATTGTAATTGCCACGGAGAAGAAATCTTCATCCATACTTGTCGATGAGTCAGCTATCGACAAGGTCTGCGTCATTTGCCCAAATATTGGGATTGTGTACTCAGGAATGGGACCGGATTATCGGGTGTTAACCGCAAAGGCACGCAAAAGTGCTCAAGCATACTGGAAGATGTACGGAGAATACCCTCCTACTCGAGTGTTAGTCCAGTCTATTGCAACTGTAATGCAAGAAGCAACCCAATCTGG TGGTGTCCGACCCTTTGGTGTATCCCTCTTGGTCGCTGGCTGGGATTCACACCGAGGTCCAACCCTTTACCAGGTAGATCCTTCTGGGTCTTTCTGGGCGTGGAAAGCGAGTGCGATAGGGAAAAATATGACAAACGCGAAGACTTTCCTAGAGAAGCG ATATAATGATGACATATCCCTTGAGGACGCCATCCACACCGCGCTACTGACGCTCAAAGAGGGCTTTGAAGGCCAAATGACTGAGAAGACAATTGAAATCGGGGTGGTTACTATTCCAACTGCAGAGGAGCTTGCAGAGGTTCCTGTCGGTGGTGAAAGAGTGAAGCCCGTATTCCGAAAGCTGACAGAGGAACAA GTTGCCCATAGAACACCGACTATTCGCTCTCGGTCGATTCGCTCAGGTACATCTGAGCCCCCGAAACCCAAAGTACCTGTGTCTCTCGCCCGACGTTTGCTCTTCCCCAACCTTCCTCCGACAACGCCCCTCCCCCCTATTCTGACACTCGGTTTGTCTGAAGATGATCCTACGCTAGTTGAACTCAATAAAGAGCTTTATGACTTTTTGGCTCTTGCTTTGCGTGCTTTTGTCCAGGTTTGGTGGGGGCAGATAACTCCTCGCGACAGGGATCTCATACCACAGATCACTCGAGTAATCATCCATGTGATCCAAGATATTGAACAGAGGGCCTCGAGTGTGGACCTCAGTAATTTGGTGCTACACCAGATCCCAACTTTAGTCGATCTGCACGTCAATGACTACCGTGTGGCAGCTATGAGAATGGGAACCGCTTTCACAAATACATCACCCTCACCGACAATAGCAGGTTTATTTCACATGTTGCAGCCGCACGTAGCTATTCAGACCAACCAAGAAGTTGGCACACCTATTATCTCCGAAGTGTACTTGCGTCAGCTTGTCGAAAATATCTTGAAGCTTTCGTTACCCCCGGAAGATTGGGAGTCGGAGACTGAGAGGTGCATTGTACGAGAAATCCTGGCATGCGTGGTGCTTGGGAATGTGTTCAAGAAACTCGCACAACCTTGGTTTTTGCATCAGATTATACTAGGACTTCTTAAACCCCCATCTATACAACCCGAG AGACCCCCACGAATAACTATTTTGAAAGCCCTCAAAGTCCTCCTCACGGTTCCATGTACCTTCGGTCCAGGTTTTGGTGATATTCGTCTTATCGGCCATGCAAACAATATCCAGTCTGGCCCTAACCGTCATCTCTACATTCCAATATATTATGACATTGACCCATGCCGCGAATCGCAGTCACGAACGGCGAAAGCGACCCAACGTAAGGATACTTCTGAGTCGATCATGTCATTGTCGTCAAGTTTGGAAGGCAAAATTGAGACGCCGACCGAAATTATCCCAGAAGATATGGCCAACGAAGATATATTGTTACCTTCATTGAAGCTCGTTGGTGATTTGATTCAGGTCGAAGACAGGCTCCCTATAAATACTGTTCTTCTACTTTTACGGCTTTCAAGCAGGTTATGTCAACCTTGGCTTGAGAA ACTTATTCCATTTATGCTTTACCGCATAATATCGCCCATATCGCTGATCGGCGCCATTCAAGCCGGCAAGAGGGCGCTCTTTCCCAATGATGGTTGGCCCGGCCCTGCTCCAGCTGAACCAACGATCGAAGAGCAACTTCTTTGCGCGAGCAATTGGAGGGTCGCTTGA